The following are encoded in a window of Nitrospira sp. genomic DNA:
- a CDS encoding DUF4037 domain-containing protein encodes MTTDLLVTAMFPTLHKLCDGQVSIAIGGSRSKGSADQWSDLDVYLFSTSVLPGQDRKRVISSMLPNVCNVTTWGGDDPFLEGGTDFTFEGVRVECWHRNEASVEEKLQASLNGEITRQYSPWAVMGFFDHAVLADIRSMQVVVDLKGALARWKIQVSSYPEALRRSLLHRFMRWAEFWPDNPHYQSAVERVDLIYTSAIVQHTLQALIQVLFALNREYFPGEEQLASTMDKLSLRPQGLSERIRCILNPGVQMGRDELAAQASALADLVAETKSLVLSDKS; translated from the coding sequence ATGACCACGGACCTGCTCGTGACAGCGATGTTTCCTACGTTGCATAAGTTGTGTGACGGTCAGGTCAGTATCGCTATCGGGGGATCGCGGAGCAAGGGATCTGCGGATCAGTGGTCGGATTTGGATGTCTATCTTTTTTCGACGAGCGTCCTCCCGGGTCAAGACCGAAAACGTGTGATTTCTTCCATGCTGCCGAATGTCTGCAACGTGACCACGTGGGGAGGTGACGACCCGTTCCTTGAGGGAGGAACTGATTTCACGTTTGAAGGCGTTCGCGTGGAATGCTGGCATCGCAATGAAGCCTCCGTGGAAGAGAAGCTGCAGGCCTCATTGAACGGAGAGATCACGCGCCAGTATTCACCCTGGGCGGTCATGGGATTCTTCGACCATGCGGTGTTGGCGGATATTCGCTCCATGCAGGTTGTGGTCGATCTGAAAGGGGCGCTAGCTCGGTGGAAGATACAGGTGAGCTCCTATCCCGAAGCGCTGCGCCGATCACTGCTGCATCGATTCATGCGCTGGGCTGAATTCTGGCCGGATAATCCCCATTACCAGAGTGCTGTCGAACGTGTTGATCTCATCTACACTTCTGCCATTGTCCAGCATACGCTGCAGGCACTCATCCAGGTGCTGTTCGCTCTGAATCGAGAATACTTTCCCGGTGAGGAGCAGCTGGCCTCGACGATGGACAAGCTCTCCCTAAGACCGCAAGGGCTATCCGAGAGGATACGCTGTATACTCAACCCAGGAGTCCAAATGGGGCGAGACGAACTGGCCGCCCAGGCCAGCGCACTCGCCGATCTGGTAGCGGAAACGAAGTCCTTGGTGTTGTCCGACAAGAGTTAG
- a CDS encoding GNAT family N-acetyltransferase, with protein MTPDLRRCGIGSALIEAAVREAKHLGIDSLFLFTDSSQALYAKHGWHTVESCLYRNRAVVIMRRSVL; from the coding sequence GTGACACCGGACCTTCGCCGCTGTGGCATCGGATCGGCATTGATAGAGGCCGCCGTAAGAGAGGCCAAGCATTTGGGCATCGATTCGCTCTTCCTATTTACCGACAGCAGCCAAGCCCTGTATGCCAAGCATGGTTGGCATACAGTAGAGTCCTGTCTCTATCGCAACCGGGCAGTCGTGATTATGAGGAGATCTGTCTTATGA
- a CDS encoding SDR family NAD(P)-dependent oxidoreductase → MDHNDGDQTSEHDGLDIAVIGLACRFPGSQDSAAFWTNLRNGVESISMLSEEDLRSAGVQERLCQDPAYVRMRGIIEGIDLFDADFFGVMPKEAEIMDPQHRLFLECAWETFEHAGYDPERFKGSIGVYAGSSTSGYLFNLFPEGVLLQSASDMAGLLGVEKDSLPTRVSYKLNLEGPSIAVQTACSTSLVAVHLACQGLLAGECDMALAGGVSINVPQKVGYLYQKSGIASPDGHCRAFDADARGTVGGSGVGIVLLKRFDDAEADGDHILALIKGTAINNDGAQKVGYTAPRVEGQARVIRAAQVASRVEPESIRYVEAHGTGTPMGDPIEVAALTQAFHAGTDKTGFCAIGSVKTNIGHLDAAAGIAGLIKTVLTLSHKQIPPSLHFSSPNPEIAFAETPFYVNTKLTDWNSSGTPRRAAVSSFGLGGTNAHVIMEEAPVIEREPDRVNTRQRLIVLSARSEAALTETTTRLVAYLRQHPKAELRDVAYTLQTGRRAFAHRRWVVADDMESTICALSRSDSVNTITHVSEPRPVVFLFSGQGAQYPMMGRSLYAQEPVFREQVDRCADLLAPHIGIDIKSVLFDESSDDAERLNRTALTQPALFVLEYALAKLWMSLNVHPEGMIGHSVGEYVAACLSGVFSIEDALRLVAMRGQFMQSTPSGSMLALSMSEAEVTSFLQEGVDLAAVNAPNQCVLSGPEPVISRLQDTLATRGVQCVRLRTSHAFHSRMMDPVLQSFHAQVSGVVHRTPTIPWISNVTGDWITPTQAMAPSYWTDHIRQTVRFADGIETLCRKPERILLEVGPGQTLCALAQRQIDRRPLMALASLRKPRSGSSPVSETADFLDAVGNLWAAGVPIEWSGLYSGERPRRAPLPTYPFERRRFWVEPMKRPSETGQVGVSAKKVDIGDWFYEPTWKRARAVHSTGPVRDGSWLVFVGEGGEGRGIVTQLELDGRPVVTVSAGEQYERLAEGRYAIRPGVREDYHRLIQELREQERLPNQVVHCWNLHPVHDVFSVETFRRAQHRGLYGLLFLSQVLGSRTSTEPTSICILTTGLCEVIGEETLRPESAPILGACRVIPQEYANLRCRVVDLHASRNDEDVLMKQEIDRVLFEDLVAQDEPVVAYRGEYRWVPAFESVKLDRPNGQPFLLRTQGVYLITGGLGGVGLQLADYLVRTVKARLVLISRSGPTEEHKQQLKTLEQCGGEILTIQAHVADEQQMRAALTQTLERFGVLHGVIHAAGIAGGGLIDLKTTEAVETEFSPKISGAIVLDQVLRNLSLDFICFCSSLNALTGGVGQVGYCAANTTLDVLAHAFSKRGMRVMSVNFDRWNQVGMAVQAEARMKALQIDPAEFDGMAASEAQDVFGRILDGWTSPQVIVSVRDCTSLVRQNSGATLSHVAGLTRNGNDTRSVHDQPELRPDATIEEKVTLVWQQVLGVGQVGLQDDFFTLGGESLAALQILSRLQDIFGLEVSMKTFFERPTVAGLSEQIRVGKKGGAAAAIPKIVPLPRKGRRQAPDSIQRVAPLRPEA, encoded by the coding sequence ATGGATCATAACGACGGCGATCAGACCAGCGAGCACGACGGATTGGACATCGCTGTCATCGGGCTGGCTTGTCGATTCCCTGGCAGCCAGGACAGTGCTGCATTCTGGACCAACCTGCGAAACGGAGTGGAATCCATCAGCATGCTGAGCGAGGAGGATCTGAGATCGGCCGGCGTTCAAGAACGTCTGTGTCAGGATCCCGCCTATGTCCGCATGCGAGGCATCATCGAGGGAATCGATCTCTTCGATGCTGATTTTTTCGGAGTAATGCCCAAAGAAGCGGAGATCATGGATCCACAGCATCGGCTGTTTCTCGAATGTGCGTGGGAGACGTTTGAACATGCCGGATATGACCCGGAACGGTTCAAGGGGTCGATCGGCGTCTATGCTGGCTCCAGCACCAGCGGGTACCTCTTCAATCTGTTTCCTGAAGGTGTTCTGTTGCAGTCAGCCTCCGATATGGCCGGTCTTCTCGGCGTTGAGAAAGATTCACTTCCAACCCGCGTATCCTACAAATTGAATTTGGAAGGGCCCAGCATCGCGGTCCAAACCGCCTGTTCCACCTCCCTGGTTGCCGTTCACTTGGCCTGTCAGGGACTGCTGGCAGGCGAATGCGACATGGCGCTGGCCGGAGGAGTCTCTATCAACGTGCCGCAAAAGGTCGGCTATCTCTATCAGAAGAGCGGGATCGCCTCCCCAGACGGCCACTGTCGGGCTTTTGATGCGGACGCGAGGGGAACAGTCGGAGGAAGCGGTGTCGGCATCGTGTTGTTGAAGCGATTCGATGATGCGGAGGCCGACGGCGACCATATCTTGGCGCTCATCAAGGGTACCGCGATCAATAACGACGGAGCGCAGAAGGTCGGATACACAGCGCCGCGTGTGGAAGGACAGGCCCGTGTGATTCGGGCAGCACAAGTGGCTTCTAGAGTTGAGCCGGAGTCCATCCGATATGTCGAAGCTCACGGGACCGGCACTCCAATGGGTGACCCGATAGAAGTCGCGGCCCTCACCCAGGCCTTTCATGCCGGTACCGACAAAACCGGATTTTGCGCCATCGGATCAGTGAAGACCAACATCGGCCATCTCGATGCGGCGGCAGGGATTGCGGGACTGATCAAGACGGTTCTCACACTGTCGCACAAACAGATTCCTCCGAGCCTGCATTTCTCTTCCCCGAATCCGGAAATCGCATTTGCCGAAACACCCTTTTACGTCAATACGAAACTGACTGATTGGAACTCCTCCGGCACGCCGCGCCGCGCCGCCGTCAGCTCGTTCGGTCTCGGTGGCACCAACGCGCATGTGATCATGGAGGAAGCCCCCGTCATTGAACGAGAGCCTGACCGGGTCAATACCCGTCAGCGACTCATCGTGCTATCCGCACGATCTGAAGCGGCATTGACTGAGACGACCACCAGACTGGTCGCCTATCTGCGGCAACACCCGAAGGCTGAACTGCGGGATGTCGCGTATACGCTGCAGACCGGTCGAAGAGCCTTTGCCCACCGACGGTGGGTGGTCGCCGACGACATGGAATCGACCATATGCGCCTTAAGCCGATCCGATTCCGTGAACACCATCACTCACGTTAGTGAACCGAGGCCTGTGGTGTTCTTATTCTCAGGGCAGGGCGCCCAGTATCCCATGATGGGCCGCAGTCTCTATGCCCAGGAACCGGTGTTCCGTGAACAGGTGGACCGATGCGCGGACCTCCTGGCACCTCACATCGGGATAGACATCAAGTCGGTTTTGTTCGATGAGTCCTCCGACGATGCTGAGAGGCTCAACCGCACGGCGCTCACTCAACCGGCTTTGTTTGTGCTGGAGTATGCGCTTGCCAAACTGTGGATGAGTCTCAATGTACATCCGGAGGGCATGATCGGACACAGCGTGGGGGAGTATGTCGCGGCCTGCCTGTCGGGTGTCTTCTCGATCGAGGATGCACTTCGACTGGTCGCGATGCGTGGTCAATTCATGCAGAGCACGCCATCCGGTTCGATGCTGGCCCTGTCGATGTCGGAAGCCGAGGTCACGTCGTTTCTACAGGAAGGCGTGGATCTGGCAGCGGTCAATGCTCCGAATCAGTGTGTCCTGTCCGGGCCTGAGCCTGTGATCTCACGTCTGCAAGACACGTTGGCGACCAGGGGTGTCCAGTGCGTACGACTTCGCACGTCCCATGCATTTCATTCACGCATGATGGACCCCGTTTTGCAGTCCTTCCATGCTCAGGTTTCCGGTGTGGTGCATCGTACGCCGACTATTCCGTGGATTTCCAACGTGACCGGCGATTGGATCACACCGACTCAGGCCATGGCCCCGTCCTACTGGACCGACCATATCCGGCAGACCGTCCGTTTCGCCGATGGCATCGAGACGCTGTGCCGGAAGCCAGAGCGGATTCTGCTCGAAGTAGGACCGGGACAGACCTTGTGTGCGCTGGCTCAGCGACAAATTGATCGACGACCGCTGATGGCGCTGGCCTCTTTGCGCAAACCACGAAGCGGATCCTCACCGGTATCGGAGACGGCGGATTTTCTCGACGCCGTCGGGAATCTTTGGGCGGCAGGCGTACCGATCGAATGGTCCGGCCTCTATTCCGGCGAGCGTCCTCGCCGCGCACCCTTGCCGACCTATCCCTTTGAACGTCGGCGGTTTTGGGTCGAGCCGATGAAGCGGCCGTCGGAGACGGGTCAGGTGGGAGTGTCCGCCAAGAAGGTGGATATCGGAGACTGGTTTTATGAACCGACTTGGAAGCGAGCGCGGGCCGTTCATTCGACCGGGCCGGTTCGAGACGGCTCGTGGTTGGTGTTCGTCGGCGAAGGGGGTGAAGGAAGAGGCATCGTCACCCAACTGGAATTGGACGGGAGGCCGGTCGTCACGGTATCGGCCGGAGAGCAATACGAACGACTCGCCGAGGGACGCTATGCGATACGACCGGGAGTTCGTGAAGATTATCACCGTTTGATTCAGGAGTTGCGCGAGCAAGAGCGGTTGCCCAATCAAGTGGTGCACTGTTGGAACCTTCATCCCGTTCATGATGTGTTTTCCGTCGAAACCTTCCGCCGCGCACAACATCGAGGCTTGTATGGTCTGCTGTTCCTCTCGCAGGTCTTGGGGAGCAGAACATCGACGGAGCCGACAAGCATCTGCATCCTGACGACAGGATTATGCGAAGTCATCGGTGAAGAAACGTTGCGCCCTGAATCAGCCCCGATTCTGGGGGCCTGCCGGGTCATCCCTCAGGAATACGCGAATCTCCGATGCCGTGTGGTCGATCTTCATGCATCGAGGAATGATGAAGACGTGCTGATGAAGCAAGAGATCGACCGAGTTCTTTTCGAAGATCTTGTCGCACAGGATGAACCAGTCGTGGCCTATCGAGGAGAATATCGGTGGGTGCCGGCGTTCGAATCGGTGAAGTTGGATCGTCCGAACGGGCAACCGTTTCTGCTCCGAACACAAGGGGTCTATCTCATCACCGGAGGACTGGGAGGAGTCGGTCTTCAACTTGCCGACTATCTTGTCCGAACGGTCAAGGCACGTCTTGTTTTGATCAGTCGTTCAGGGCCAACAGAAGAGCACAAGCAGCAGCTGAAGACGCTCGAACAATGCGGAGGAGAAATTCTCACCATTCAGGCGCATGTCGCTGATGAGCAACAGATGCGTGCTGCACTGACGCAAACGTTGGAACGCTTCGGGGTTTTGCATGGAGTGATCCATGCGGCGGGGATTGCAGGTGGAGGGCTGATCGACCTCAAAACCACGGAGGCCGTGGAAACAGAGTTTAGTCCAAAAATCAGCGGTGCCATCGTTCTCGATCAAGTGCTCCGTAACCTATCGCTGGACTTTATCTGCTTCTGTTCGTCCTTGAATGCGCTGACCGGAGGTGTAGGGCAAGTCGGTTATTGTGCTGCCAACACCACTCTGGACGTGCTGGCTCACGCGTTCTCCAAACGCGGAATGCGCGTCATGTCCGTCAATTTTGATCGGTGGAATCAGGTGGGGATGGCGGTGCAGGCGGAAGCTCGGATGAAAGCCTTACAGATCGATCCAGCCGAGTTCGACGGCATGGCGGCTTCGGAAGCACAGGATGTGTTCGGCCGGATATTGGACGGATGGACGTCTCCGCAAGTCATCGTCTCGGTTCGTGATTGTACATCCCTCGTGCGACAGAATTCCGGAGCAACATTGTCTCACGTCGCCGGTTTGACAAGAAACGGAAATGATACGAGATCAGTCCACGATCAACCAGAGTTGAGACCCGATGCAACGATTGAGGAGAAGGTGACGCTTGTATGGCAACAGGTTCTCGGTGTCGGGCAAGTTGGTCTGCAAGACGACTTTTTTACCCTGGGAGGAGAATCACTGGCCGCGTTGCAGATCTTGTCTCGCCTGCAGGACATCTTCGGCCTGGAAGTGTCCATGAAAACATTTTTTGAACGTCCGACGGTTGCGGGCCTGTCCGAACAAATCCGTGTTGGGAAGAAGGGTGGGGCCGCTGCCGCAATTCCAAAAATTGTCCCCCTTCCTCGAAAAGGCCGTCGTCAGGCACCGGATTCCATCCAACGTGTCGCACCCCTGCGACCAGAAGCATGA
- a CDS encoding amino acid adenylation domain-containing protein, translating to MPEAQRGIALVSEERTGVTTLVELLRRRADDLAEQPAFIFLTDGETEAGELTYGELDHRARAIAARLQSLCAQGERAILLYPPGLDYIAAFFGCLYAGVVAVPAYPPQRKRMLGRLRAVLTDSGASLALATAKVHAGVERVSRQDSGMAEFGDVQWLETDVPAEGIETIWRTPSVAGETLAFLQYTSGSTGTPKGVMVSHENLLHNQRMIQEAFGHGEHTTVLGWLPLYHDMGLIGNVLQPLYLGRPCVLMSPVHFMQKPFRWLSAISRYRATTSGAPNFAYDLCVRQISVEEREQLDLSSWSVAFNGAEPIHAGTLDRFTDMFGRYGFRREAFYPCYGLAEATLFVSGGEHGAAPILTLAEKAVLEKGEVVVASRADSSATRLVGCGRPAGDQQLVIVNPDTFLHCPHGHVGEIWVKGASVAQGYWNREETTAQTFAATLGDTGEGPFLRTGDLGAIHHDELLIVGRLKDLVIIRGRNHYPHDIEATVQDSHSSLRPGCGAVFSIPVDDEEQLVVVQEVTGHSSIALDSVAAGVSRAVTEHHEVPVYAVVLIKPGTLPKTSSGKVQRHLCRAKFLAHKLDVLYTTSHPERVERGTGVGSEEAKDDILTRVVDVWAQALGRPHVGPHDNFFELGGDSLRGTQVLAKLQDVYGVELPLELLFDAPTPVGLAAQIRSTSQSKPTTSRHLLDSTPPGDITPLSFSQQRFWFLDQLAPDSSFNNIPVALRIKGVLDLTALHRALKEIVRRHEILRARFVVDQGHPAQVIDLQYELPLPVEDLTNVSGAVQEEHISLWMSNEAHHAFDLPAGPLIRVRLLRLTQADQILLVTIHHIAADGWSMRIFGHELTRLYEAFKKGMSSPLPPLSRQYRDVVLYQRHCVDSEEWKRQETYWGRQLTSVPHVLELPTDRPRPAVQGQKGDRHAWTVPEDVGRRLQDIGSRQRASLFMTVLASFDLLLARYSGQSEFCVGTPVANRSQPECDSLIGCFVNTVALRVDLTGDPSFLQLLAQVRKTVLEAQANQDLPFERLVDALHVPRSLSHTPLYQVMLTLEEEQPELCRLDGLDVCRMKTSTRTSVFDLTLELTAMKDGRLEAVFEYSTDLFTRETIARMAGHFQELLRQIVRSPDERVSELGMLGEDERRYLLQSCNATAADYPQELCLHQLFEQQATLTPDAVAMVWNSVSYNYRSLNARANQLARYLKQQGVETECRVALCLERSLEMGTALLGSLKAGASYVPMDPSVPYERSRVMIEDSGAHVLLTQKRFAAHFHDVTIQVILLDEIGPVLESLPDGDLPSAIAPQNVAYVLYTSGTTGQPKGIEVSHQALVNHSTAMAKHYGLRPTDRVLQFASISFDVAAEECFPTWSVGASVVLRPNEPVPEFSDFQQFIKDQGLTVLNLPTPYWAEWIEAMEQSGATLPSSLRSVIVGSEKALPDSLVRWQRLADDRIVWCNSYGPTEATITTSYFIPKRREDWISASTVPIGRPIANAELYVLDSAFQPAPIGVAGELYIGGAGLARGYHRQAARTAEVFIPHCFSREPGQRLYRTGDRARRRADGNVEFIGRYDDQMKIRGFRVEPAEIECWIKQHPNVKDALVLQEMNEPSSLSGGGRGKEPRLFGFVVPRGETITTVQDLRGFLAERLPGYMIPAEWIILDALPLTSRGKVDRQALRVLAGRAPKAEPVSAPLQTDMERAIAEIWNKVLGRESVGRYDNFFDLGGHSLLLTKVLTQVRAISTRPLAMVDLFQYPTVQALAAYLNGDHTSHGRHGVFPEAEQMQRTMERRLAGVRRLQRQREQRQTMTERT from the coding sequence GTGCCTGAAGCGCAGAGGGGGATTGCATTGGTATCCGAAGAGCGTACAGGCGTCACGACACTCGTCGAGCTTCTTCGTAGGAGAGCCGACGATCTCGCGGAGCAACCCGCGTTCATCTTTTTAACTGACGGTGAGACGGAGGCCGGCGAGCTGACGTACGGTGAATTGGATCATCGCGCGCGGGCCATTGCGGCTCGGCTTCAATCATTGTGCGCACAAGGTGAGCGGGCCATTCTTCTCTATCCACCAGGGCTTGACTACATTGCCGCATTCTTCGGCTGCCTCTATGCGGGCGTCGTCGCCGTACCAGCCTATCCACCGCAACGGAAACGAATGCTGGGACGATTGCGGGCGGTACTCACCGACTCAGGAGCGAGCTTAGCGCTGGCAACGGCGAAGGTTCATGCCGGCGTTGAGCGGGTGAGTCGGCAGGATTCCGGAATGGCAGAGTTCGGGGACGTGCAGTGGCTTGAAACCGACGTTCCGGCTGAAGGGATCGAAACTATCTGGCGGACGCCGTCCGTGGCCGGGGAGACGCTCGCGTTTCTTCAATACACATCGGGGTCGACCGGTACCCCGAAGGGCGTCATGGTGAGTCATGAGAATCTGTTGCATAACCAGCGGATGATTCAAGAGGCGTTCGGTCACGGCGAGCACACGACCGTCCTCGGGTGGCTGCCGCTGTATCACGATATGGGACTGATCGGGAACGTCCTGCAGCCGCTCTATCTCGGTCGGCCCTGTGTGTTGATGTCGCCCGTGCATTTCATGCAGAAGCCGTTTCGATGGCTATCTGCGATCTCACGGTATCGCGCAACCACCAGCGGGGCACCGAATTTCGCCTATGACCTCTGTGTCCGTCAGATTTCCGTGGAGGAACGAGAACAATTGGATCTCAGTTCCTGGTCGGTGGCGTTCAACGGGGCTGAGCCCATTCACGCGGGAACATTGGATCGATTCACGGATATGTTCGGCCGCTACGGGTTCAGGCGTGAAGCCTTTTATCCCTGTTACGGATTGGCTGAAGCGACATTGTTTGTGTCGGGCGGTGAGCATGGTGCGGCGCCCATTCTCACGCTCGCTGAGAAGGCCGTGTTGGAGAAAGGCGAAGTGGTCGTGGCCTCCCGGGCCGACAGCTCCGCAACTCGACTGGTTGGGTGTGGCCGACCTGCCGGTGATCAGCAATTGGTCATTGTCAATCCGGACACCTTCTTGCACTGTCCTCATGGGCACGTCGGAGAGATCTGGGTCAAGGGCGCCAGTGTAGCGCAGGGATACTGGAATCGAGAGGAAACCACTGCACAGACATTCGCCGCCACGCTCGGGGATACCGGAGAAGGTCCATTCCTTCGAACCGGCGATCTGGGAGCGATCCACCACGACGAACTGCTCATCGTCGGCCGATTAAAGGATCTGGTCATCATTCGTGGCCGGAACCATTATCCGCACGATATCGAGGCGACGGTACAGGACAGTCATTCTTCACTCAGGCCAGGTTGCGGCGCAGTGTTCTCTATCCCGGTCGATGATGAGGAGCAATTGGTGGTGGTGCAGGAAGTGACCGGTCATTCGTCGATTGCTCTCGACTCTGTCGCCGCGGGAGTCAGCCGAGCAGTCACGGAACATCATGAAGTTCCAGTGTATGCAGTCGTCCTGATCAAGCCTGGGACTCTGCCAAAGACCTCGAGTGGAAAGGTTCAACGGCATCTGTGCCGCGCAAAGTTTTTGGCTCACAAGCTCGACGTTCTGTACACCACGTCCCATCCTGAGCGGGTCGAAAGAGGGACCGGTGTCGGTTCTGAGGAAGCCAAGGATGACATCCTCACCCGGGTTGTCGACGTCTGGGCGCAGGCGCTTGGCCGCCCCCACGTGGGGCCTCACGACAATTTCTTTGAGCTTGGCGGAGATTCCTTGCGAGGGACACAGGTGTTGGCCAAACTGCAAGACGTGTATGGCGTCGAGCTTCCTCTTGAATTGCTGTTCGACGCGCCCACGCCAGTGGGTCTGGCAGCGCAGATCCGATCAACATCTCAATCGAAGCCGACGACGTCGCGTCACCTTCTGGACTCCACTCCTCCCGGAGATATCACGCCTCTGTCCTTCTCTCAGCAACGATTCTGGTTTCTCGATCAACTCGCGCCGGACAGCTCATTTAACAATATTCCGGTTGCCTTGCGAATCAAAGGAGTACTCGATCTGACGGCGCTTCATCGAGCTCTGAAGGAAATCGTACGGCGCCATGAGATTCTTCGCGCGCGATTCGTCGTCGATCAAGGTCATCCGGCTCAGGTGATCGATTTACAGTATGAACTTCCGCTCCCGGTCGAAGATCTGACGAATGTGAGCGGAGCAGTGCAGGAGGAGCACATCTCGCTGTGGATGTCGAACGAGGCTCACCACGCGTTTGATCTGCCAGCAGGTCCGTTGATTCGGGTGCGACTACTTCGACTGACTCAGGCGGACCAGATTCTGCTGGTCACGATCCATCACATCGCTGCCGACGGCTGGTCTATGCGAATTTTCGGACACGAATTGACGCGGCTGTATGAGGCATTCAAGAAGGGGATGAGCTCTCCTCTCCCACCTCTATCGAGGCAGTACCGGGATGTTGTCCTGTATCAGCGTCACTGTGTCGACAGTGAAGAATGGAAGCGGCAAGAAACTTACTGGGGCCGACAGCTGACGTCCGTTCCGCATGTGCTTGAATTGCCAACCGATCGTCCTCGTCCCGCTGTGCAAGGACAGAAGGGTGATCGACATGCCTGGACTGTACCCGAAGACGTCGGGAGGCGGCTCCAGGACATCGGCTCTAGGCAACGGGCGTCTTTGTTCATGACCGTTCTGGCTTCATTCGACCTATTGTTGGCTCGCTACAGTGGACAGTCGGAGTTCTGCGTCGGTACGCCGGTTGCCAACCGATCTCAGCCGGAATGCGATTCCCTCATTGGCTGTTTCGTCAATACGGTCGCATTGCGCGTGGATCTGACGGGTGATCCCTCTTTTCTCCAGTTGCTGGCACAGGTGCGGAAGACCGTGCTTGAGGCGCAGGCCAACCAAGACCTTCCGTTTGAACGGTTGGTGGATGCCCTTCACGTCCCGCGTAGTCTCAGCCATACGCCGCTCTATCAGGTGATGCTGACCTTGGAAGAAGAGCAACCTGAGCTCTGCCGTCTGGATGGCCTGGATGTATGCCGGATGAAGACGAGCACCCGAACATCCGTGTTCGACCTCACTCTAGAACTGACGGCGATGAAAGATGGTCGGTTAGAGGCGGTGTTTGAGTACAGCACGGACCTGTTCACCCGTGAAACCATCGCGCGCATGGCCGGACATTTTCAAGAATTACTCAGGCAGATCGTGCGGAGTCCTGATGAGCGGGTGAGCGAACTCGGCATGCTCGGCGAAGATGAACGAAGGTATCTGCTTCAGAGTTGCAACGCGACAGCAGCGGACTATCCGCAGGAACTGTGTCTCCATCAGCTGTTCGAACAACAGGCAACGCTCACACCGGATGCCGTCGCGATGGTGTGGAACAGTGTTTCGTACAACTACCGGTCACTCAACGCACGAGCCAATCAGTTAGCCCGGTATCTCAAGCAGCAGGGCGTCGAAACGGAATGCCGCGTCGCACTGTGTCTGGAGCGATCCCTGGAGATGGGGACGGCTCTGCTCGGATCGCTGAAAGCAGGGGCGTCCTATGTGCCGATGGACCCTTCTGTTCCCTATGAGCGATCCCGCGTGATGATCGAGGACAGCGGGGCGCACGTGCTGCTCACTCAAAAGCGGTTTGCCGCGCACTTTCACGACGTGACGATTCAGGTCATCTTGCTGGATGAGATAGGGCCGGTGTTGGAGTCCTTGCCTGATGGCGATTTGCCTTCTGCTATCGCTCCTCAGAATGTGGCGTACGTGTTGTATACCTCCGGGACGACCGGCCAACCAAAGGGAATCGAGGTCTCTCATCAAGCATTGGTCAATCACAGCACGGCTATGGCGAAGCACTACGGCCTGCGGCCCACCGATCGTGTGCTGCAATTTGCGTCGATCAGTTTTGACGTCGCGGCCGAGGAGTGCTTTCCCACGTGGTCGGTGGGCGCATCGGTGGTGTTGCGGCCGAACGAGCCGGTGCCGGAATTCTCAGACTTTCAGCAGTTCATCAAGGACCAAGGTCTTACCGTGTTGAACTTGCCGACGCCGTACTGGGCCGAATGGATCGAGGCGATGGAGCAGAGTGGAGCGACTCTTCCGTCTTCCCTCCGCTCGGTGATTGTAGGGAGCGAAAAGGCGCTACCGGATAGTCTGGTCCGTTGGCAACGACTTGCCGATGATCGCATCGTCTGGTGCAACTCGTATGGCCCAACTGAAGCCACGATCACGACGAGCTACTTCATACCAAAGCGGCGGGAGGATTGGATCTCAGCATCCACGGTGCCGATCGGACGGCCGATTGCCAATGCCGAATTATATGTTCTTGACTCGGCGTTCCAACCGGCCCCCATCGGGGTGGCAGGTGAGCTCTACATCGGCGGGGCCGGTTTGGCCAGAGGATACCATCGTCAGGCAGCCCGAACAGCGGAGGTGTTCATCCCGCACTGCTTCAGCCGCGAACCTGGTCAACGATTGTATCGAACGGGTGACAGGGCACGGCGGCGCGCTGACGGCAATGTGGAATTTATTGGTCGATATGACGACCAGATGAAGATTCGAGGATTCCGGGTTGAACCAGCCGAGATAGAGTGTTGGATCAAGCAACATCCCAATGTCAAAGATGCGCTCGTCCTGCAGGAAATGAACGAGCCTTCAAGCTTGTCGGGGGGGGGCCGGGGGAAAGAGCCGAGACTGTTCGGATTTGTTGTGCCTCGGGGTGAGACTATTACGACGGTTCAAGACCTGCGAGGGTTTCTCGCCGAACGCCTTCCCGGATATATGATTCCCGCCGAGTGGATCATTCTCGACGCGTTGCCGTTGACATCGCGTGGGAAGGTGGATCGCCAGGCGTTGAGAGTGCTCGCTGGAAGGGCTCCCAAAGCGGAACCGGTTTCGGCACCGCTCCAGACTGACATGGAGCGGGCCATCGCAGAAATTTGGAACAAGGTTCTTGGACGAGAGTCGGTCGGGCGATACGACAATTTCTTCGATTTGGGAGGACACTCCCTTCTTCTCACTAAAGTGCTGACCCAAGTTCGCGCCATCAGCACACGACCATTGGCCATGGTGGATCTGTTCCAATACCCGACGGTGCAGGCACTTGCGGCATATCTCAACGGCGACCACACCTCGCACGGACGGCATGGAGTGTTTCCCGAGGCTGAACAGATGCAGCGGACGATGGAGCGGCGCCTGGCAGGCGTTCGGCGCTTGCAGCGGCAACGAGAACAACGCCAGACGATGACGGAGAGAACCTGA